One segment of Caldisericia bacterium DNA contains the following:
- a CDS encoding CTP synthase, with protein sequence LGKGIIASSIGLILKSMGKKVSMLKFDPYLNVDAGSMNPYQHGEVFVTADGGEVDLDIGHYERFLNKNMTRINNVTSGNLYKSIIEKERRGDFLGQTIQVIPHLTHEIKERIRLVGEREESDVVIVEIGGTVGDIESLPFLEAAFEFKGEEDSCFFHVTYVPYLETTREFKTKPTQHSVKELRSIGIHPDVLFLRSKMKVGEEEKKKISKYLGIPIKNIFGVENLSSPYFVPEHLLKSGINDTLHELGFNGKRVDLSEWIKFTASLKRGREKKKVGIIGKYVTLKDSYISLEEAILHAGAKVGIDPEIEWISSEEIEKGKEIPKDTHGIIIPGGFGKRGIEGMIMSVKYARENKIPLLGICLGLQIIIIEFFRNRVGWKDAHSTEFDKDTSHPVIDLLSSQREIEMLGGTMRLGEGEIIIEEGSLAEKIYKTKVIRERHRHRYTFNLSYLNVLKDYEMDVSGRSRQGEVEIVEVKNHPFFIGVQFHPEFSSKPLNPNPLFVSFLKHL encoded by the coding sequence CCTTGGTAAAGGGATAATTGCTTCATCCATTGGACTTATATTAAAGAGTATGGGTAAAAAGGTCTCAATGCTAAAATTCGATCCCTATTTAAATGTGGATGCAGGTTCCATGAATCCATATCAACATGGTGAGGTTTTTGTAACGGCAGATGGGGGTGAGGTAGATCTGGATATTGGACACTATGAAAGATTTTTAAATAAGAATATGACAAGGATAAACAATGTTACAAGTGGTAATCTGTATAAAAGTATAATTGAGAAGGAAAGGAGAGGAGATTTTCTTGGACAGACCATTCAGGTTATTCCCCATCTTACTCACGAAATAAAGGAAAGAATTAGACTTGTTGGAGAGAGAGAGGAGAGTGATGTCGTTATAGTTGAGATTGGGGGAACTGTTGGTGATATAGAGTCTCTCCCTTTCCTTGAAGCAGCATTTGAGTTTAAAGGAGAGGAAGATTCCTGTTTCTTTCATGTTACATATGTTCCATATCTTGAAACCACCAGGGAGTTTAAAACAAAACCCACACAACATTCTGTTAAGGAGCTTAGAAGTATAGGAATTCACCCCGATGTCCTTTTCTTAAGATCTAAGATGAAGGTTGGTGAGGAAGAGAAGAAGAAAATCTCCAAGTATCTTGGAATACCAATTAAAAATATATTTGGGGTAGAGAATTTATCTTCTCCATATTTTGTTCCAGAACATCTGCTCAAGTCAGGTATCAATGATACTCTTCATGAGCTTGGCTTTAATGGTAAAAGAGTGGATTTGTCAGAGTGGATTAAATTTACAGCATCTTTAAAGAGAGGAAGAGAAAAAAAGAAGGTCGGAATAATTGGTAAATATGTAACTTTGAAGGATTCTTATATATCACTTGAAGAAGCTATACTTCATGCAGGAGCAAAGGTAGGGATTGATCCAGAGATTGAATGGATTTCCTCTGAGGAGATTGAGAAGGGAAAAGAAATTCCAAAGGATACCCACGGAATCATAATTCCAGGTGGTTTTGGAAAGAGAGGGATAGAGGGAATGATTATGAGTGTGAAATATGCAAGAGAGAATAAAATTCCCCTTCTTGGAATATGTCTTGGTCTTCAGATAATTATAATAGAGTTTTTCAGAAATAGAGTTGGATGGAAGGATGCACACTCTACAGAGTTTGACAAGGATACAAGTCATCCTGTTATAGATTTACTTTCCTCCCAAAGAGAGATTGAAATGCTTGGGGGAACTATGAGGTTAGGAGAAGGAGAGATTATCATAGAGGAGGGAAGTTTGGCTGAAAAGATATATAAAACAAAGGTTATTAGAGAAAGACACAGACATAGATACACATTTAATCTCTCATATCTTAACGTCTTAAAGGACTATGAGATGGATGTATCTGGAAGGTCAAGACAGGGAGAGGTTGAAATAGTGGAGGTTAAGAACCATCCATTCTTTATAGGTGTTCAGTTCCATCCAGAGTTCTCCTCCAAACCACTCAACCCAAATCCTCTATTTGTCTCTTTTCTCAAGCATCTCTAA
- a CDS encoding ATP-binding cassette domain-containing protein: MKEIIKVTSLKKTYKNGTEAVKGITFSINEGEIFGFLGPNGAGKTTTIKTIIGLLKPTEGEVFVNGINVKENPFEVRKLIGYASQETGVDDNLTGEENLRIQASLYHIPEKEYLERGMELLKMFGLYERRKDLVSFYSGGMRKRLDIACALIHRPKILFLDEPTLGLDVQTRVTIWDYIVKLRDNHKMTIFLTTHYMEEADELCDRVAIIDHGEIKALDKPGKLKELIGGDIITFTLNYTNAIEEFLTAVKELPTVKDVRKLPRGIFQIIVSQNGDRLIPKIFEISKEKGVEITSIRLKRPTLDDVYLHFTGRRIRDEEATKEDHVRRRIMMRRIRR, from the coding sequence ATGAAGGAAATAATCAAGGTTACATCTTTAAAAAAGACCTATAAAAATGGAACTGAAGCAGTAAAAGGAATCACCTTTTCCATAAATGAAGGTGAGATATTTGGATTCCTTGGTCCCAATGGAGCAGGAAAAACTACCACCATAAAAACCATAATAGGTTTACTGAAACCAACAGAGGGAGAGGTTTTTGTGAATGGTATAAATGTTAAAGAAAATCCTTTTGAAGTTAGAAAGCTTATTGGATATGCATCTCAGGAAACAGGAGTTGATGATAATCTCACAGGGGAGGAGAATTTGAGGATTCAAGCTTCTCTATACCATATACCAGAAAAGGAATACCTTGAGAGAGGTATGGAACTTCTTAAAATGTTTGGTTTGTACGAGAGGAGAAAGGATCTTGTCTCTTTTTACTCAGGAGGCATGAGAAAGAGGCTGGATATTGCCTGTGCATTGATACACAGGCCAAAGATTCTTTTTCTTGACGAACCAACCCTTGGCCTTGATGTTCAAACAAGGGTGACTATTTGGGATTATATAGTTAAACTTAGAGATAATCACAAGATGACGATATTTTTGACCACCCATTATATGGAGGAGGCGGATGAGTTGTGTGATAGGGTGGCTATAATTGATCATGGGGAGATAAAGGCTCTTGATAAACCGGGAAAACTAAAGGAATTGATAGGAGGGGACATAATTACCTTTACTCTAAATTATACAAATGCAATAGAAGAGTTTTTGACTGCTGTAAAGGAGCTTCCAACGGTTAAAGATGTTAGAAAATTGCCGAGAGGAATTTTTCAGATTATAGTTTCTCAGAATGGGGATAGGCTGATTCCAAAGATATTTGAAATTTCAAAGGAGAAGGGTGTTGAGATTACATCCATAAGGCTTAAGAGGCCAACCCTTGACGATGTTTACCTCCATTTTACAGGTAGAAGAATAAGAGATGAGGAAGCAACTAAGGAGGATCATGTAAGAAGAAGAATAATGATGAGGAGGATAAGAAGATGA
- a CDS encoding TetR/AcrR family transcriptional regulator, giving the protein MKKEEIFQVAKEIFLKKGYSGMNMREIAKLSGVSIGTLYNLFGSKENLSLMIMKENFNKFLKDLETRVSNCRSDEEKVKIILAAVREFLILHEKSFKEIMISLIAKGERPFRSFKRRDILNKIVKSMFNIEDDYLSQFIGEIIVLQARKDPSTDEKFYKIFKKLIEEEL; this is encoded by the coding sequence ATGAAAAAAGAAGAGATATTTCAAGTTGCCAAGGAGATTTTTCTAAAAAAGGGATACAGCGGCATGAATATGAGAGAGATTGCAAAACTATCAGGGGTCTCTATAGGTACCCTATACAACCTTTTTGGTTCTAAAGAGAATCTCTCTCTCATGATAATGAAGGAGAACTTTAATAAGTTCTTAAAGGATCTTGAGACAAGAGTTAGTAACTGTAGAAGTGATGAAGAAAAGGTTAAAATCATTCTTGCTGCTGTTAGAGAGTTTTTAATCCTACATGAGAAATCCTTTAAGGAAATAATGATCTCTCTTATAGCAAAGGGAGAGAGACCCTTTAGATCATTTAAAAGGAGGGATATTCTAAATAAAATTGTGAAATCTATGTTTAACATTGAGGATGATTATCTCTCCCAGTTTATAGGGGAAATTATAGTTCTACAGGCGAGGAAAGATCCCTCAACAGATGAGAAGTTTTATAAAATTTTTAAGAAATTGATAGAGGAGGAACTATGA
- the lspA gene encoding signal peptidase II: MIVFIVLVSLDRISKYLIIKNLSYGETIKLFGNFLKITRVENPGGIFGFFPRGKVFFLGLSIVAIGVLLFFILRYLKKDPFITIILTVLLSGVIGNFLDRVIYGSVIDFIHVLDFPVFNLSDSYITIGIIIAIFYLWKKGI; this comes from the coding sequence TTGATTGTTTTTATAGTATTGGTTTCTCTGGACAGAATATCCAAATATCTTATAATTAAAAACCTCTCATATGGAGAAACAATTAAATTGTTTGGTAATTTTCTAAAAATCACCAGGGTTGAGAATCCTGGAGGTATATTCGGGTTCTTTCCAAGAGGTAAGGTCTTCTTTCTTGGACTATCAATAGTTGCCATAGGGGTTTTACTATTTTTTATCCTAAGGTATCTAAAGAAGGATCCGTTTATAACTATTATTCTTACAGTCTTACTTTCAGGGGTGATTGGGAATTTCCTTGATAGGGTTATATATGGTTCAGTAATAGACTTCATCCATGTCCTTGATTTTCCTGTCTTTAACCTCTCAGATTCCTACATCACAATTGGTATAATCATTGCAATTTTCTACCTATGGAAGAAAGGCATTTAA
- a CDS encoding RluA family pseudouridine synthase has protein sequence MEERHLTFRIREEGERLDSFLTRQMHRVSRSYVQELIKSGKVLVNGEVKNKPSYKIKRDEIVEVIIPSPRKLDVEPEDLPIEIVYEDKDIIVVNKPQGMLTHPVGRQRTGTLVNALLFHSKDLSGIGGVLRPGIVHRLDRDTSGLLIVAKNDFSHRILSRNLKERKIKRIYWTLVKGEVSEDEGEIEIPLLKGFTGKKLVTPSLRGKEAFTYFKVIERFKGYTLLEVSLKTGRTHQIRVHLSYIGYPIVGDKMYGVSEFNLKGQLLHAKKIVFTHPRTKELMSFETPLPDYFRSVLEMLEKRDK, from the coding sequence ATGGAAGAAAGGCATTTAACATTTAGAATAAGAGAAGAGGGAGAGAGACTTGATTCCTTCCTCACGAGGCAAATGCATAGAGTAAGCAGAAGCTATGTTCAGGAACTTATAAAATCTGGTAAGGTTCTTGTGAATGGGGAGGTGAAGAACAAACCCTCCTATAAAATAAAGAGAGATGAAATAGTAGAGGTAATTATACCCTCTCCAAGAAAACTTGATGTTGAGCCTGAAGACCTTCCCATAGAGATTGTATATGAGGATAAGGATATAATAGTGGTCAACAAACCTCAAGGAATGCTAACACATCCTGTTGGAAGACAGAGAACAGGAACTCTTGTTAACGCACTTCTCTTTCACTCAAAGGATCTATCTGGTATTGGAGGTGTATTAAGACCTGGAATTGTTCACAGACTTGATAGAGATACATCTGGACTCTTGATTGTGGCAAAGAATGATTTTTCGCATAGAATTCTTTCAAGAAATCTAAAAGAGAGGAAGATAAAGAGAATTTACTGGACTCTCGTGAAGGGAGAAGTCTCTGAAGATGAGGGAGAGATTGAGATACCGCTACTTAAGGGATTCACAGGTAAAAAATTGGTTACTCCCTCCTTAAGAGGAAAGGAGGCATTTACATACTTTAAGGTTATAGAAAGATTTAAGGGATACACACTTCTTGAAGTTTCCTTAAAAACTGGAAGAACTCATCAGATAAGAGTACATCTCTCATATATTGGCTATCCTATAGTGGGCGATAAAATGTATGGGGTCTCAGAGTTTAATTTAAAAGGTCAACTCCTCCATGCTAAAAAAATTGTATTTACACATCCACGGACAAAAGAACTTATGAGTTTTGAGACCCCTCTGCCAGACTATTTTAGAAGTGTTTTAGAGATGCTTGAGAAAAGAGACAAATAG